In Rheinheimera sp. MM224, one DNA window encodes the following:
- a CDS encoding RNA-directed DNA polymerase gives MTLQANGNKSARWVVNFNNGNVNNNDINNNACVRAVRGGECQCNEVVSLQQIYSAWVKARKGKKPSANQLHFDTSWSSGLLELQHSINDCSWQPKQSTCFIAARPKAREIHAPDFSDRVVHHWLVPQLEKLWQPAFIYDSYANQTGKGSHKAVERLQQFIRQVPKAFYLQLDIHNFFNSIHRPTLWAQLKTKLVKSGASNQVMHATHALLKNHPLQQGVRYLCSDAERAIVPMHKRLENSAPGCGLPIGNLSSQFFANVYLNELDQFVKHTLKAKRYLRYVDDFVIIHHDKAQLQRWQAEIERFIAEKLKLKLKPDIKLRPLSDGIDFLGYVLRPTHTQTRRRVVTHFQEALASFENQFVTSDVITATPEDIRHIRSVVASYTGHIKQSNSTRLMGKILDRYPWISSVTVNRKFDYRLEGQLVEIKTNNVQRLIL, from the coding sequence ATGACGCTTCAAGCTAACGGTAACAAGTCTGCCCGCTGGGTGGTCAATTTCAACAACGGCAATGTCAACAACAACGACATCAACAACAACGCGTGCGTCCGTGCGGTTCGCGGCGGTGAGTGTCAGTGTAATGAAGTCGTTTCTCTCCAGCAAATTTATAGCGCTTGGGTAAAGGCCCGTAAAGGCAAAAAACCAAGCGCAAACCAGCTCCATTTCGATACCAGCTGGTCAAGTGGCTTACTGGAATTGCAGCACAGCATTAACGACTGTTCATGGCAGCCAAAGCAAAGCACCTGCTTTATTGCGGCCCGGCCAAAAGCCCGGGAAATACACGCGCCTGATTTTTCAGACCGTGTTGTGCACCATTGGCTGGTACCACAGCTGGAAAAACTTTGGCAGCCGGCGTTTATCTACGACAGCTATGCAAACCAAACAGGTAAAGGCTCACATAAAGCAGTTGAGCGTTTGCAGCAGTTTATCCGGCAGGTACCTAAAGCATTTTACCTGCAGCTGGATATTCACAACTTCTTTAACTCAATCCATCGCCCTACGCTGTGGGCCCAGTTAAAAACGAAGCTGGTGAAATCTGGTGCATCCAACCAGGTGATGCATGCCACTCACGCCCTATTGAAAAACCACCCGCTACAGCAAGGTGTTAGATACCTGTGTTCAGATGCAGAGCGCGCCATAGTGCCAATGCATAAGCGCCTTGAAAACTCAGCACCTGGTTGCGGCCTACCTATTGGCAACCTGAGTTCGCAGTTCTTCGCAAACGTCTATTTGAACGAGCTGGATCAATTCGTTAAACACACTTTAAAAGCCAAGCGCTATCTGCGTTACGTGGATGACTTTGTGATTATCCATCACGACAAAGCCCAGCTGCAGCGCTGGCAGGCCGAAATAGAACGCTTCATTGCTGAGAAGTTAAAACTCAAGCTGAAGCCGGATATTAAGCTGCGGCCACTTTCAGACGGTATCGACTTTCTGGGTTATGTCTTAAGACCTACCCACACACAAACACGCCGTCGTGTAGTGACTCACTTCCAAGAGGCGCTGGCCAGCTTTGAAAATCAGTTCGTCACCTCTGATGTAATCACCGCAACGCCAGAAGATATCCGGCATATTCGCTCTGTCGTTGCCAGCTACACAGGCCATATCAAGCAATCGAACAGTACCAGGCTGATGGGCAAGATTCTGGACCGTTATCCGTGGATCAGCTCAGTCACAGTAAACCGCAAGTTTGATTACCGGCTCGAAGGTCAGCTGGTTGAGATAAAGACTAACAATGTTCAGAGGTTAATTTTATGA
- a CDS encoding DUF1566 domain-containing protein — translation MSRFTKSEDGKTVADTLTGLVWSQNTVASDVTFEDAVKAVEALGEGWRLPTVDELQTIVDRTKYDPAIDTEAFPDTESDCYWTSTPWARRPESARWVVGFSSGLVGGYDVYDYACVRAVRGGQ, via the coding sequence ATGTCACGTTTTACTAAAAGCGAAGATGGCAAAACAGTAGCAGACACCTTAACAGGTCTGGTGTGGAGCCAAAACACAGTGGCGAGTGATGTCACTTTTGAAGATGCAGTAAAGGCTGTTGAGGCCTTAGGCGAAGGCTGGCGTTTACCTACGGTAGACGAGCTGCAAACCATTGTTGACCGCACCAAATACGACCCAGCAATCGATACAGAAGCTTTCCCAGATACAGAAAGCGACTGCTACTGGACAAGTACACCATGGGCCAGACGCCCAGAGTCTGCCCGCTGGGTGGTCGGTTTCAGCAGCGGCCTTGTCGGCGGCTACGACGTCTACGACTACGCGTGCGTCCGTGCGGTTCGCGGCGGTCAGTAA
- a CDS encoding Dam family site-specific DNA-(adenine-N6)-methyltransferase gives MNAPQPVINRPFLKWAGGKAKLAARISAILPKDQCLVEPFVGAGSIFLNTDYDHYILSDINPDLINTFAQLKQAPAAFIADAAGFFGPANNTDEQFRLLRALFNSTADQYEKALLFVYLNRFCFNGLCRYNQSGKFNVSFGKYKEPYFPKAELAAFASRLDRAEVLCRSFEDAFTNLPSDCVVYCDPPYVPLTSTANFTSYSAGGFSLAQQHQLAKLAMACKVPVVLSNHNTPETRALYSGATLQCFDVQRNISQNGQNRGKAKELIASFFPQEQAA, from the coding sequence GTGAATGCACCACAACCAGTAATCAATCGCCCATTCCTGAAATGGGCAGGCGGCAAAGCAAAATTGGCAGCAAGGATCAGCGCTATTCTTCCAAAAGATCAGTGCCTGGTAGAACCGTTCGTTGGAGCAGGTTCGATTTTCTTAAACACAGATTATGACCACTACATACTGAGTGACATTAACCCGGACCTGATTAATACATTCGCACAACTGAAACAGGCACCAGCAGCTTTTATTGCAGATGCTGCAGGGTTCTTTGGGCCGGCGAACAACACAGACGAGCAATTCAGGTTGCTTAGAGCTCTGTTCAATTCGACTGCGGATCAGTACGAAAAGGCCTTGCTGTTTGTTTATCTGAACCGGTTCTGCTTTAACGGCCTGTGCCGCTATAACCAGAGCGGCAAGTTCAATGTGTCTTTTGGTAAATACAAAGAGCCCTACTTCCCTAAAGCTGAATTGGCTGCGTTCGCAAGCCGCTTAGACAGAGCTGAGGTGCTATGCCGCAGTTTTGAAGATGCATTCACCAACTTACCCAGTGACTGCGTTGTGTACTGCGATCCGCCTTACGTGCCACTTACCAGCACAGCAAACTTTACCAGCTATTCAGCCGGTGGTTTTTCGCTAGCTCAACAACACCAGCTGGCAAAACTGGCAATGGCCTGCAAGGTCCCTGTGGTTTTATCCAACCACAACACGCCCGAAACCCGGGCACTTTATTCAGGCGCCACACTGCAATGCTTTGACGTTCAGCGGAACATTTCCCAGAACGGCCAAAACCGTGGCAAAGCAAAAGAACTAATCGCATCGTTTTTTCCTCAGGAGCAAGCAGCATGA
- a CDS encoding DUF1566 domain-containing protein — protein sequence MNLHITCEKGATLNIHLTAIGSPAADAPAATASVLEPATGLEWSKTLLDGEKVNFEKAEKAVADLGEGWRLPTREELLTLVDLERHDPCIDTNKYPDTKSTWYWTATPCAWRPESARWVVGFGDGVVYGNGINYYACVRAVRGGQ from the coding sequence ATGAATTTACATATCACATGTGAAAAGGGTGCAACGTTAAACATCCACTTAACTGCTATCGGCTCTCCAGCTGCTGACGCTCCCGCTGCCACTGCTTCAGTACTTGAGCCAGCCACAGGCCTTGAGTGGAGCAAAACACTGTTGGACGGCGAGAAGGTGAACTTCGAAAAAGCCGAAAAGGCAGTGGCCGATTTAGGCGAAGGCTGGCGCCTGCCAACCCGCGAAGAACTGCTAACGCTGGTCGACTTAGAGCGCCACGACCCATGCATTGATACCAACAAGTATCCAGACACTAAAAGCACCTGGTACTGGACTGCTACTCCATGCGCATGGCGTCCAGAGTCTGCCCGCTGGGTGGTCGGTTTCGGCGACGGCGTTGTCTACGGCAACGGCATCAACTACTACGCGTGCGTCCGTGCGGTTCGCGGCGGTCAGTAG
- a CDS encoding helix-turn-helix transcriptional regulator: MQLIRLPEVLQMVPVGKTTWYSLVKDNKAPAPKKLGPRSVAWNKQEIENWINELPLNTTNQAGSNSDSQQIDAQSVN; encoded by the coding sequence ATGCAATTAATCAGATTGCCGGAAGTACTGCAGATGGTACCAGTTGGAAAAACCACCTGGTATTCACTGGTGAAAGATAACAAAGCGCCGGCACCGAAAAAACTGGGGCCGCGATCTGTTGCTTGGAACAAACAAGAAATTGAGAACTGGATAAACGAACTGCCACTGAACACGACTAACCAGGCAGGATCTAATTCTGACAGTCAGCAAATTGACGCTCAAAGTGTTAACTAA
- a CDS encoding thymidylate synthase, which produces MKQYLDLMRHVLEHGHKKSDRTGTGTISVFGYQMRFDLSQGFPLVTTKKCHLRSIIHELLWFLKGDTNIQYLKDNKVSIWDEWATEQGDLGPVYGAQWRSWQTPDGRVIDQISQLIHDIKTNPDSRRLIVSGWNPAVLPDTKFSPKDNASMGKQALPPCHTLFQFYVHDGKLSCQLYQRSADIFLGVPFNIASYALLTMMVAQVCDLTPGDFVHTFGDAHLYSNHMDQVNEQLSRTPHPLPQMQLNPAIKDIFGFSIEDFELVNYLAHPAIKAPIAI; this is translated from the coding sequence ATGAAGCAGTATTTAGACTTAATGCGCCATGTGTTGGAACATGGCCATAAAAAATCTGACCGTACTGGCACAGGCACTATCAGCGTGTTTGGCTACCAGATGCGTTTTGACTTAAGTCAGGGCTTTCCGTTGGTGACGACCAAAAAGTGTCATCTGCGCTCCATTATTCATGAGCTGTTGTGGTTCCTCAAAGGCGACACCAATATCCAGTATCTGAAGGATAACAAAGTCAGTATATGGGATGAATGGGCGACAGAGCAGGGCGATTTAGGGCCCGTCTATGGTGCGCAGTGGCGTAGCTGGCAAACACCGGATGGCCGGGTGATAGATCAAATCAGCCAGCTCATCCATGATATTAAAACCAATCCTGATTCACGCCGTTTAATAGTCAGCGGCTGGAATCCTGCGGTATTACCTGATACCAAGTTCAGTCCAAAAGACAATGCGTCCATGGGTAAACAGGCCTTACCGCCTTGCCATACCTTGTTTCAGTTTTATGTGCATGATGGCAAATTATCCTGCCAACTCTATCAGCGCAGTGCAGATATTTTCCTGGGTGTGCCTTTTAATATCGCCAGTTATGCTCTGCTCACCATGATGGTAGCGCAGGTCTGTGATTTAACACCTGGTGATTTTGTTCATACCTTCGGTGATGCGCATTTGTATAGCAATCATATGGATCAGGTGAACGAGCAGTTAAGCCGCACGCCGCACCCATTGCCACAAATGCAGCTGAACCCTGCTATCAAAGATATTTTTGGTTTTAGTATCGAAGATTTTGAGCTGGTCAATTATTTGGCGCATCCCGCTATTAAGGCTCCGATCGCTATCTAA
- the lgt gene encoding prolipoprotein diacylglyceryl transferase: protein MDSYFLFPQIDPVIFSIGPVAVRWYGLMYVIAFLLANWLANRQADKPGSGWTRDQVSDLLFYGFLGVIVGGRVGYVLFYSFSNFIADPLYLFRTWEGGMSFHGGVLGVMTAMAWFAWRNKKRYLELGDFVVPLLPLGLAFGRLGNFINGELWGRTTDVPWAVLFPNAGMLPRHPSQLYELLGEGIILFVLLQLYKRKNPPAGNVAGLFLLGYGTARFIIEFFREPDAHLGLLSLGMSMGQWLCIPMIVAGVGLIVWGYVRENKSGRQSKTSGKESKA from the coding sequence GTGGACTCTTATTTTTTATTCCCTCAAATTGACCCGGTGATCTTCAGCATCGGGCCTGTAGCCGTGCGTTGGTATGGCTTGATGTATGTGATTGCGTTTTTGCTGGCGAATTGGCTGGCGAACCGGCAAGCCGATAAACCAGGTTCAGGCTGGACGCGCGATCAGGTCAGTGACTTACTTTTTTATGGTTTTTTAGGCGTCATTGTCGGCGGCCGGGTTGGTTATGTATTGTTTTACAGTTTCAGTAACTTTATTGCTGACCCGCTGTATTTATTCCGCACTTGGGAAGGTGGCATGTCCTTCCACGGTGGTGTGTTAGGTGTGATGACTGCTATGGCCTGGTTCGCCTGGCGCAATAAGAAACGTTATCTGGAACTGGGCGATTTTGTTGTGCCACTGCTGCCTTTGGGTTTGGCCTTTGGTCGTTTAGGTAACTTTATCAACGGCGAATTATGGGGCCGTACTACAGACGTACCATGGGCTGTGTTATTCCCGAACGCCGGTATGTTGCCACGCCACCCATCTCAGTTGTATGAGCTGTTAGGCGAAGGCATCATCCTGTTTGTTTTGCTGCAATTGTACAAACGCAAGAATCCACCTGCAGGTAATGTCGCGGGCTTATTCCTGCTGGGTTATGGTACAGCACGTTTTATTATCGAATTCTTCCGTGAGCCGGATGCGCATTTAGGTTTATTGTCTCTGGGCATGTCGATGGGGCAGTGGCTATGTATTCCAATGATTGTTGCAGGTGTTGGCCTCATTGTTTGGGGTTATGTGCGTGAAAACAAATCAGGCCGTCAGAGCAAAACATCAGGCAAAGAGAGCAAGGCATGA
- a CDS encoding FlgO family outer membrane protein, protein MRIFGLVITVLLLCSCSSLPQGQDIADPVKVSKAEQHPPLLFYTERLADQLFHKLQPLESGAIAVTTFADVQLMAPDTSRKSSYNASLQLQESMQTVATQLGYQVSEIRLNDAVLVHPGFENSLGRDVSLLAQNQQARYVITGTLTEGEVNITVNAKLIDLKSQQVLAAASSVIPVAVLWPNEQLQLRHNKLYRNSES, encoded by the coding sequence GTGCGGATATTCGGGTTAGTCATTACAGTATTACTGTTGTGTAGCTGCAGTTCTTTGCCACAAGGGCAAGATATTGCCGATCCTGTAAAGGTCTCAAAAGCAGAACAGCATCCTCCTTTGTTGTTTTACACTGAGCGTCTGGCAGACCAGCTGTTTCATAAATTACAACCTCTGGAATCAGGTGCTATTGCTGTCACCACTTTTGCTGATGTGCAGCTGATGGCTCCCGATACCAGTCGTAAGTCCAGTTACAACGCTTCCTTACAATTGCAGGAGAGTATGCAAACTGTGGCCACTCAGCTCGGGTATCAGGTTAGCGAAATACGCTTAAATGATGCTGTGTTGGTGCACCCGGGCTTTGAGAATTCCTTAGGCCGCGATGTAAGCCTGCTGGCGCAAAATCAACAGGCGCGTTATGTGATCACTGGTACCCTGACCGAAGGGGAAGTAAATATCACAGTCAATGCCAAATTAATTGACCTGAAAAGCCAGCAAGTCCTTGCTGCCGCATCCAGTGTTATTCCTGTAGCTGTGTTATGGCCCAACGAGCAGTTGCAATTGCGCCATAATAAGTTGTATCGCAATTCGGAGTCTTAA
- a CDS encoding FlgO family outer membrane protein, giving the protein MNSLNSTMKPASAQVLLIAMLWLSGCATSTPTENTAVAASQPATTDSNHTNGDGYTESSVVVSSSTGQCHCDSNTSESSHTQSATTHSRDTEWFGLTQPFQEAEPAMGIPLNSQLDSAAVNNGQPIPGLAVKQFSRRTLPSELAAAGAEPQLYNSAPVFQQSRKSLSDYVAQLAFKLAGNQQLQGVKVGVASFVLFDSQLEQTSAIGNQLAEELSTVLPGYGAAVIEYKLTKNITVGPTGDLSLSRSTSKLRNPQGIDYVLTGTMTPTRRGLQITSRVVSTRDNVVISSASTLIPALVLQQL; this is encoded by the coding sequence ATGAACTCACTGAATTCAACTATGAAACCAGCATCAGCTCAAGTACTGCTAATAGCTATGCTCTGGTTATCGGGGTGTGCTACCTCAACACCAACTGAAAACACAGCAGTTGCCGCCAGCCAGCCTGCTACAACTGATAGTAATCATACTAATGGGGATGGCTATACTGAATCCTCTGTTGTGGTCAGCTCCTCCACCGGGCAATGCCACTGTGATTCCAACACGTCTGAGAGTTCTCACACTCAAAGCGCGACGACACATAGCAGGGATACCGAATGGTTTGGTTTAACGCAGCCTTTTCAGGAAGCGGAACCAGCCATGGGTATACCACTGAACTCGCAATTAGACAGTGCTGCAGTGAACAACGGTCAGCCGATCCCTGGTTTAGCGGTAAAACAATTTAGCCGCCGGACTTTACCATCCGAATTAGCCGCTGCTGGTGCTGAGCCGCAGCTGTACAATTCGGCACCAGTCTTCCAACAAAGCCGCAAATCATTGAGTGACTATGTGGCTCAACTGGCATTTAAACTGGCGGGAAATCAACAACTTCAGGGCGTTAAGGTTGGGGTGGCAAGCTTTGTCCTTTTTGATTCTCAGCTAGAACAAACCAGCGCTATAGGCAATCAACTTGCCGAAGAGTTGAGTACTGTATTGCCAGGTTATGGCGCTGCAGTGATCGAATATAAACTGACAAAAAATATTACTGTGGGCCCAACAGGTGATTTGTCTTTATCCCGCAGTACGTCAAAGCTAAGAAATCCACAGGGCATAGACTACGTGCTGACAGGCACTATGACCCCCACACGTCGTGGTCTGCAAATTACCAGCAGAGTCGTCTCTACAAGGGATAATGTTGTGATTAGTTCAGCCAGCACCTTAATACCAGCCTTGGTATTACAACAGCTTTAA
- a CDS encoding four helix bundle protein, protein MTANRNGLPEIARKAESLAVAIENAVRGFAKYNKYAIGANLRTAVMLVVQVCNRAWRDRSRQIHWVNELVWVIDELKVVLQLAKQLHAFKSFNQFEVIIRAADDLGRCAGGWKRALHDKGQNSAVSQQERAQILSDRYASQSGPKHRQHCATQGDVQ, encoded by the coding sequence ATGACGGCTAACAGAAACGGATTACCAGAAATTGCTCGTAAGGCAGAAAGCCTGGCTGTTGCTATTGAAAACGCAGTCAGGGGTTTTGCCAAGTACAACAAGTATGCGATCGGAGCAAACCTGAGAACAGCAGTGATGCTGGTTGTTCAGGTATGCAACCGCGCCTGGCGTGACCGTAGCCGTCAAATTCACTGGGTAAACGAACTAGTTTGGGTGATTGACGAACTGAAAGTAGTTTTACAGCTGGCCAAGCAGCTGCATGCGTTTAAAAGCTTCAATCAGTTTGAAGTGATTATTCGTGCAGCTGATGATTTAGGCCGCTGTGCTGGTGGGTGGAAACGCGCATTGCATGATAAGGGCCAGAATTCTGCTGTGTCACAGCAGGAGCGTGCTCAGATACTGAGTGACCGTTACGCCTCTCAATCGGGGCCAAAACATCGGCAACATTGTGCTACCCAAGGGGATGTGCAATGA
- a CDS encoding DUF550 domain-containing protein, which translates to MSQSIEIYEKELEQEFGSGSQREMYLLAIIRALKSEAEVRELKSLVDALAAQAEVMRGAMTNAVNVIDLIPEGQAAAVYQMEAVLRSSPEQDLAAHDAQVSAKAVSEFISWATVNVDPEFAEWQDFADKYAAELTGKTDISQLLESHDGYPLIAHLVRQIAFSQKAFGPGLRTGGILDHIAKELKEVAEKPHDLSEWIDVAMLALDGAWRHAIRDGVSDEEIAEQVVDTLQAKLVKNEKRDWPDWRLLGEDKAIEHKRDQEAGAA; encoded by the coding sequence ATGAGCCAATCCATTGAAATCTACGAAAAAGAACTTGAGCAAGAGTTCGGTAGCGGCAGTCAACGTGAAATGTACCTGCTGGCAATCATAAGAGCACTTAAATCAGAGGCTGAAGTGCGGGAACTTAAATCTCTGGTGGATGCTTTAGCTGCTCAAGCCGAAGTAATGCGTGGAGCAATGACCAATGCTGTAAATGTGATTGATCTCATTCCAGAGGGACAAGCAGCGGCAGTTTACCAAATGGAGGCAGTTTTAAGGAGTTCTCCTGAACAAGACCTTGCCGCCCACGATGCGCAAGTGTCGGCAAAGGCTGTTAGTGAGTTTATTAGCTGGGCAACAGTCAATGTCGACCCTGAATTTGCTGAGTGGCAGGACTTTGCAGATAAGTATGCTGCTGAATTGACAGGTAAGACTGATATTAGTCAGTTACTGGAATCCCACGATGGTTACCCGTTGATTGCTCACTTAGTCCGGCAAATAGCTTTCAGCCAAAAAGCTTTTGGCCCCGGTCTTCGCACAGGTGGAATCCTTGACCACATAGCCAAGGAACTGAAGGAAGTGGCAGAAAAACCACACGACCTCAGCGAATGGATCGATGTTGCGATGCTGGCTTTAGATGGTGCATGGCGCCACGCGATTAGGGATGGAGTATCAGACGAAGAAATAGCTGAACAGGTTGTTGATACGCTACAAGCCAAACTCGTAAAGAATGAAAAGCGTGACTGGCCAGACTGGCGGTTGCTGGGTGAAGACAAAGCTATTGAGCATAAACGTGATCAAGAGGCAGGTGCAGCATGA
- a CDS encoding DEAD/DEAH box helicase, protein MIKTYGKLSLVDNKWIMTAIPPHVAIRLKHLFPRIPKWQSGEFTFPNDSAHCADLSWFQQRYPMQMSCSDNITLNNGRISFENTQARMEVILRPDYKPADRHGLKEGQQIRQYQGQAIDLTLARLALLLGDDVGLGKTYTTAGLLLEAGTVPAAVVMQTHLQAQWQEKIESFTTLKVHKIKGTKPYSLPPADVYLYRYSQLLGWIDTFSDGFFKTVVYDEIQELRTGTKSGKGEAAKLLSDSSQYRLGLSATPIYNYGAEIWNIMQFLDSSLLGSFDEFTREWCKDDKQVADPEALGSYLREQNVMLRRTKRDVGQQMPPLNSIVEHVEADEKAIKSIDDLARQLALKTVSGSFMERGRAGRELDLLLRHATGVSKALSVARYASILAENGVPFMLVGWHRDVYDIWLKELARFKPAMYTGSESEAQKNESKRRFVEGETNIFIMSLRSGAGLDGLQYRCSTVLFGELDWSPKVHEQIIGRLDREGQQEQITAVYLNTDEGSDPPMVELLGLKQSQATGIIDPGKQLEARHSDKTRIQALAERYLASRNAAVKESA, encoded by the coding sequence ATGATAAAAACTTACGGTAAGTTAAGCTTGGTGGATAACAAATGGATCATGACAGCCATTCCGCCTCATGTAGCAATAAGACTAAAGCATTTATTCCCACGGATCCCGAAGTGGCAGTCAGGCGAATTCACCTTTCCTAACGACTCAGCACACTGCGCTGATCTGTCGTGGTTCCAGCAGCGCTACCCTATGCAGATGTCATGCAGCGATAACATAACTCTGAACAATGGCCGGATTAGTTTCGAAAATACTCAGGCTCGAATGGAAGTGATACTGCGGCCGGATTATAAGCCTGCAGATCGCCATGGTTTAAAAGAAGGGCAACAGATCCGGCAGTATCAGGGCCAAGCTATAGATTTAACGCTGGCGCGGTTAGCTCTTTTGCTGGGTGATGATGTTGGCCTTGGTAAAACCTACACGACAGCTGGCTTGCTGCTCGAAGCTGGTACCGTGCCAGCTGCTGTCGTCATGCAAACCCACTTACAGGCACAGTGGCAGGAGAAAATAGAAAGTTTCACCACATTGAAGGTCCATAAAATAAAAGGTACCAAACCATATAGCCTGCCACCAGCTGACGTTTATCTATACCGCTACAGCCAGCTGCTGGGTTGGATAGATACCTTTTCTGATGGGTTCTTTAAAACCGTTGTGTACGACGAAATTCAGGAGTTGCGGACCGGTACCAAGAGCGGCAAAGGCGAAGCTGCAAAACTACTATCTGATTCATCACAATACAGATTAGGGCTATCTGCCACACCTATTTACAACTATGGCGCCGAAATCTGGAACATCATGCAGTTTTTGGACAGCTCACTTTTAGGTTCGTTTGATGAATTTACCCGTGAATGGTGTAAGGACGACAAGCAAGTGGCAGATCCTGAAGCGCTGGGCTCTTACCTGCGTGAACAGAATGTCATGCTTCGTCGGACTAAACGTGATGTTGGTCAACAGATGCCACCACTTAATTCCATCGTTGAGCATGTAGAAGCCGACGAAAAAGCTATTAAGTCTATCGACGACTTAGCCAGGCAGTTGGCACTTAAAACAGTATCTGGCTCATTTATGGAGCGTGGCCGCGCTGGTCGTGAGTTGGATCTGTTGTTACGCCATGCAACCGGAGTGTCTAAAGCACTGAGCGTGGCCCGTTACGCCAGCATTCTGGCTGAGAACGGAGTGCCGTTTATGCTGGTGGGCTGGCACCGTGATGTGTATGACATTTGGCTGAAGGAACTGGCCAGATTCAAACCGGCTATGTACACCGGCAGCGAATCTGAGGCCCAGAAAAACGAATCCAAGCGCCGTTTTGTTGAAGGTGAAACCAACATTTTCATTATGTCGCTTCGAAGTGGTGCTGGCCTTGATGGACTTCAGTACCGTTGTTCAACCGTACTGTTTGGTGAGTTGGACTGGTCACCTAAAGTGCATGAGCAAATCATCGGCCGTCTGGACCGTGAAGGCCAGCAAGAGCAGATCACCGCTGTTTACCTGAACACTGATGAAGGTTCTGATCCGCCAATGGTTGAGCTGCTGGGCCTGAAACAATCTCAAGCCACCGGCATTATCGACCCGGGCAAACAGCTTGAAGCCAGGCATTCAGATAAAACCCGTATTCAAGCACTGGCCGAACGCTACCTTGCCAGTCGCAACGCAGCAGTGAAGGAGTCAGCGTAA
- a CDS encoding FlgO family outer membrane protein: MTTFRHFILLCGLTALVSAFGCAPLIDTDSEGKPVAPANKVELEQGRVTYKKDDPAAHPDHLYVNEYDSATTQNARMAGMNLTSYKPESAITVNHYVQSMMHDLAANLEVLSTTFSLGVTSFVYLDGDYQQGDLLGNQLSEAFMHEATQFGIAVTDFKTTDYIRVTPTGDFTFSRDFLELTQQYPISVVLGGTIVRHQGGVLVNARMVNVNDKKVLATAQTFIPQNVVQALKATHSAPLLQLKAAGTP; encoded by the coding sequence ATGACTACATTTCGCCACTTTATCCTTTTATGCGGCCTGACAGCCTTAGTTTCTGCGTTTGGCTGTGCGCCTTTGATTGATACGGACTCCGAAGGCAAGCCTGTTGCGCCAGCGAATAAGGTGGAATTGGAACAAGGCCGTGTGACCTACAAAAAGGACGATCCAGCCGCTCATCCGGATCATTTGTATGTCAATGAATATGACAGTGCAACGACTCAAAATGCCCGTATGGCCGGAATGAACCTGACCAGCTATAAGCCTGAATCTGCCATCACTGTGAATCACTACGTTCAAAGCATGATGCATGATTTGGCAGCGAATCTTGAAGTGTTAAGTACAACCTTTAGCCTTGGCGTGACCAGTTTTGTTTACCTGGATGGTGATTATCAGCAAGGTGACTTATTAGGTAATCAACTCTCTGAAGCTTTTATGCACGAAGCTACTCAGTTTGGTATAGCGGTGACCGATTTTAAAACCACAGATTATATTCGTGTAACCCCTACAGGTGACTTTACTTTTAGCCGCGACTTCCTTGAACTGACGCAACAATATCCTATTAGTGTAGTGCTGGGGGGGACTATAGTGCGTCATCAGGGCGGGGTATTAGTGAATGCGCGTATGGTGAACGTCAACGATAAAAAAGTGCTGGCGACAGCTCAAACCTTTATTCCACAAAATGTGGTTCAGGCCTTAAAAGCGACACACAGCGCACCTTTGTTGCAGTTAAAAGCAGCGGGAACTCCTTAA